The DNA window CGAGGCTGAATGCTGACGGTTCTCCCGATGTTGCATTCGGGACTAATGGAACTGTGGTGATTCCGGCGTTTGAGGCCTATTATTTTTACGCCAATAATGATTTTTTCTATACCATTGGAAACCGGAAATACCTTTCCAATGGCCAGGAAGATACCAATTTTTCCAATGCCACGATGCAAATAACGGACTGGAACTATAAAATTGTGCTTCCGGATGGCAAGATTTTCTTCCGGGGAGATCATGCCTTCAGCAAATTTCTTCCAAACGGTAATCCGGATACCTCTTACGGAACTAACGGTTCTATGAACATTGACGCCTCTGTTGCCGGAGATCCTAGTGGGAATTTCAATTATGAGTTCTTTTTTAACAAAGACCAGGCAGTATACGAATTTATCTCTCCGTCTGTTGGCTTGTCCAATATCCGTAAAGTGAGCGTGGGTACAGGCAGCCTGGATACTTCATACGGCCAGAGTGGCTATGCCCATGTAAAAAATTCAGTGCTCACTACAACAGCTTCTTATGCTGTGAGTGTGCAGACTTCTTTAAATGATGGATCTTTCATCAATAAATTTACAGATAGCGGAAATATCTATTTCACCAAGACAGATGGCCAGGGGATGCTGGACCAGACTTTGGGAACCGGTGGTGTGATTATCGCTGAAAAGTCATTTTTGTATAACGGGACTGCGTATTCTGCACAGGACACGGAGCCACTGGTGTATAATGATGTAATCCTGGTTCCCGCAGAAAATTCTTCCCATGATCTTGGGATTGCCTGTTATTCAATGAACGGTAATAATCTTACGGTTAATAACGGTACGTTTTATCCCCTGTCAGGAACTTCATACACGACGTTGAGATTCACTTTTGTGAAAGATA is part of the Chryseobacterium camelliae genome and encodes:
- a CDS encoding T9SS type A sorting domain-containing protein; this encodes MKKTCTLLVLACSIANAQITITKDTSFGNNGTVSGLGSSSPNDWLLLIPRIHSTFQGSKIFVSYHVDNSSFTQFTRLNADGSPDVAFGTNGTVVIPAFEAYYFYANNDFFYTIGNRKYLSNGQEDTNFSNATMQITDWNYKIVLPDGKIFFRGDHAFSKFLPNGNPDTSYGTNGSMNIDASVAGDPSGNFNYEFFFNKDQAVYEFISPSVGLSNIRKVSVGTGSLDTSYGQSGYAHVKNSVLTTTASYAVSVQTSLNDGSFINKFTDSGNIYFTKTDGQGMLDQTLGTGGVIIAEKSFLYNGTAYSAQDTEPLVYNDVILVPAENSSHDLGIACYSMNGNNLTVNNGTFYPLSGTSYTTLRFTFVKDNYLYVMHDNNISRYIIQKPVLSVKEQAGQQDVIRFENPFNEQLSMFSDADIREVEILDESGKTVLRGKGPKLNTSSLLKGSYLIRITSASGKVTVKKGIKN